One segment of Brassica napus cultivar Da-Ae chromosome C3, Da-Ae, whole genome shotgun sequence DNA contains the following:
- the LOC106433831 gene encoding cation/H(+) antiporter 27, producing MENITKTYNYGGVDWICETWIGASSMGIAHGENPIKFALPLLLLQISVVSLFSMFFQFLLRPFGKFAFLAQILAGICLGPSIIGRNKQYMSTFFYTRSIYIIESFEAICFLFICYVTTCQIDTHMIKRVGRLAFINGIVLFLIPFLWGQFTAILISKRLGGRPAGVPPAEFHHVAIVQSTMFFQVVYGVLSNLKMLNTEPGRLALASMMVHDCLSWCFFMLNIALKHNTHSADKNHAYFLSAAQMLMIVVIVYVFRPIMVWMMKRTPVGHSLKASYLTVICVLLFISSLWSEFVGLPYFFGAVALGLATPKRPPLGTGLSEKMGCFIWYFLMPCYIIGIGYNMDLSLFSLGDLIRYEILFGMVRFAKVVAVALPSLYYNVPLWHAILVGFIVNIQGIYDVQIYKQNFNYRKISKKTFGAMVMSAMINSTILIVVVKKVYQTMSKRNPYKRRTVQHCRIEAPLRILTCFRQREAVRPVLDLVELSRPAIGSPLSVFALNLEELNNHSLPLLIHHTQEISPFVVPSPRDQIVKAFHNYKKSNPETVLIECFTAVAPRKTMHEDVCTIAFDQETDLVVLTLDAGMESWERLLCRNLLQTCPCSVALFIDRGRLPDFRFVPIKKLCITICAVFLGGPDDREMLAYATRLANHPSVELHVFRLLDHNGASPLRDMVERNHDMRVINMFRKENSENNIIFREVRIEEAVELMELLRKEGDDFDVMMVGIRHEENLLMLEGLSEWSNMKELGELGDLLISKDLQLSVSVLALHQ from the exons atggaaaatataaccaaaacatATAACTACGGAGGAGTAGACTGGATTTGCGAGACATGGATAGGTGCAAGCTCGATGGGCATTGCGCATGGAGAGAATCCGATCAAGtttgctcttcctcttcttctccttcagaTATCTGTGGTCTCCCTATTTTCCATGTTTTTTCAGTTCCTTCTCCGGCCTTTCGGAAAATTTGCATTTCTCGCTCAGATCCTC GCTGGGATCTGCTTAGGACCGTCAATTATAGGACGTAACAAACAGTACATGTCGACATTTTTCTACACGAGAAGCATTTACATAATCGAATCCTTTGAGGCCATATGTTTCCTCTTCATCTGCTACGTCACAACATGTCAAATAGACACGCATATGATAAAGAGAGTAGGCAGGTTAGCATTCATAAACGGCATCGTCCTTTTCCTCATACCTTTCCTGTGGGGCCAATTCACTGCCATCTTGATCTCCAAGAGGCTAGGAGGTAGACCCGCTGGGGTACCTCCTGCGGAGTTTCATCACGTGGCGATCGTGCAGTCCACCATGTTCTTTCAGGTGGTTTACGGAGTGTTGTCGAACCTAAAGATGCTCAACACCGAGCCAGGGAGGTTAGCACTTGCCTCCATGATGGTCCATGACTGCCTCTCTTGGTGTTTTTTCATGCTTAACATCGCCCTTAAACATAACACTCACTCAGCCGATAAAAATCACGCCTATTTCTTGTCCGCCGCACAG ATGCTAATGATAGTGGTAATAGTATACGTGTTCCGACCGATAATGGTGTGGATGATGAAGAGAACACCAGTGGGACACTCTCTAAAGGCATCATATCTCACCGTTATATGTGTCTTGctcttcatctcctctctcTGGTCAGAATTTGTGGGCTTACCTTACTTCTTTGGCGCGGTGGCCTTGGGTCTAGCCACCCCGAAACGTCCGCCTCTTGGAACAGGACTCTCCGAAAAAATGGGTTGCTTCATCTGGTATTTCCTGATGCCTTGCTACATCATAGGGATTGGCTACAACATGGATCTCTCTCTGTTTTCCTTGGGAGATTTAATCCGATATGAGATACTCTTTGGCATGGTCCGGTTCGCCAAAGTCGTGGCTGTTGCCTTGCCTTCCCTTTACTATAATGTGCCACTTTGGCACGCCATTCTTGTCGGGTTTATCGTCAATATCCAAGGAATTTACGATGTTCAAATCTACAAACAGAACTTCAATTACAGG AAAATATCAAAGAAAACATTTGGAGCAATGGTGATGTCAGCAATGATAAACTCAACAATTCTCATAGTAGTTGTCAAGAAAGTGTACCAAACCATGAGCAAACGCAACCCTTACAAGAGACGTACGGTTCAACACTGTCGAATCGAGGCTCCTTTGAGGATCCTCACTTGTTTCAGGCAGCGCGAGGCGGTCCGTCCAGTGCTGGACCTCGTCGAACTCTCTCGTCCAGCCATCGGATCTCCTCTCTCCGTCTTCGCCTTGAACTTAGAAGAGCTGAATAACCATAGTCTTCCTCTTCTCATTCATCACACTCAAGAGATAAGTCCCTTCGTCGTGCCTAGCCCAAGAGACCAGATCGTTAAGGCCTTCCACAACTACAAGAAGAGTAATCCG GAGACCGTACTGATAGAGTGCTTTACGGCGGTGGCACCGCGGAAGACGATGCACGAGGACGTTTGCACAATTGCATTTGACCAGGAGACAGATCTTGTGGTCCTAACTCTTGATGCCGGGATGGAGTCGTGGGAGAGGCTGTTGTGTAGGAATCTCCTGCAAACATGTCCGTGCTCCGTCGCGCTCTTCATAGACCGAGGGAGGCTCCCTGATTTCAGGTTCGTTCCCATCAAAAAGCTTTGCATCACTATCTGTGCTGTCTTCTTAGGCGGACCAGATGACCGCGAAATGCTTGCGTATGCTACACGCTTAGCAAACCATCCGAGCGTCGAGCTTCATGTCTTCCGGCTGTTGGATCACAACGGCGCCTCGCCGCTCCGAGACATGGTCGAGAGAAATCACGACATGAGAGTCATCAACATGTTCCGCAAAGAGAATTCCGAAAATAACATAATATTCAGAGAG gtaagaaTAGAGGAAGCTGTGGAATTGATGGAGTTGCTAAGGAAGGAAGGAGACGACTTCGATGTGATGATGGTTGGGATAAGACACGAAGAGAATCTATTGATGTTGGAAGGGTTGTCAGAATGGAGCAACATGAAGGAATTAGGAGAGCTTGGAGATTTGTTGATCTCCAAAGATCTCCAGCTCTCTGTTTCTGTTCTCGCTCTCCACCAATGA